The Corynebacterium confusum genome has a window encoding:
- the ccsB gene encoding c-type cytochrome biogenesis protein CcsB: MPVDQNLSNFSDIAVQTAFVIYIVALFMSLMYYGRMKSLLETRRAAQEEKAKGRKENKELAAVGAGSSDVTATPVGASGAEPAPTADEVAHRERRADKIGNMTQSLIWVAVVLHLVAIVLRGLATGRFPFGNLYEYVLMVTAGTMVVAAISLQRKQWRPLWPWLLTPMLALLFYGSTKLYVESAPVVPALQSHWVPIHVTTVSVGASIGIVSGIASILYLLRRAQPKGQEHGFLGTITMILPSAKKLDQLAYRLAVITLPTLGLGIVLGAIWAESAWGRFWGWDPKEAVSFATWILYAAYLHMRATPSARKYAPWVNILALATMIFNLFFINMVVSGLHSYAGLN, encoded by the coding sequence ATGCCGGTCGATCAGAACCTGTCGAACTTTTCGGACATCGCGGTACAGACCGCGTTTGTCATCTATATCGTCGCCCTTTTCATGTCCCTGATGTACTACGGGCGCATGAAGAGCCTCCTGGAGACCCGCCGCGCGGCCCAGGAAGAAAAGGCGAAGGGCCGCAAGGAAAACAAGGAGCTCGCCGCAGTAGGCGCCGGGTCTAGCGACGTCACCGCCACCCCCGTTGGGGCGTCGGGCGCAGAGCCGGCCCCGACCGCGGACGAGGTCGCGCACCGTGAGCGCCGCGCCGACAAGATTGGCAACATGACCCAGTCGCTCATCTGGGTGGCCGTGGTCCTGCACCTGGTAGCGATTGTCCTGCGCGGCCTGGCCACCGGCCGTTTCCCGTTCGGCAACCTCTACGAATACGTCCTGATGGTCACCGCCGGAACCATGGTGGTCGCCGCGATTTCCCTGCAGCGCAAGCAGTGGCGCCCGCTGTGGCCGTGGCTGCTGACCCCGATGTTGGCCCTGCTGTTCTACGGTTCCACCAAGCTGTACGTGGAGTCCGCCCCGGTCGTCCCGGCGCTGCAGTCGCACTGGGTGCCCATCCACGTCACCACGGTCTCCGTGGGCGCGTCCATCGGTATTGTCTCTGGCATCGCCTCGATTTTGTACCTGCTGCGCCGCGCGCAGCCCAAGGGCCAGGAGCATGGCTTCCTGGGCACCATCACGATGATTTTGCCCTCGGCGAAGAAGCTGGACCAGCTGGCCTACCGCCTGGCGGTTATCACCCTGCCCACTCTGGGCTTAGGTATTGTCCTGGGCGCTATCTGGGCGGAGTCCGCCTGGGGTCGTTTCTGGGGCTGGGACCCGAAGGAGGCCGTCTCCTTTGCCACCTGGATTCTCTACGCGGCCTACCTGCACATGCGCGCGACCCCCTCGGCCCGCAAGTACGCCCCCTGGGTCAACATCCTGGCGCTGGCCACCATGATCTTCAACCTGTTCTTCATTAACATGGTGGTCTCCGGCCTGCACTCCTACGCGGGCCTGAACTAG
- a CDS encoding helix-turn-helix domain-containing protein, whose product MENRTRNKPGKPAGDNPQLLHLGDYLARCRRERGILQQKLAEDAGVSRSTLHTIEHGGTGVRWEKVAAVAQALGLELTFKDQSE is encoded by the coding sequence ATGGAAAACCGCACTCGTAACAAGCCCGGCAAGCCGGCTGGGGACAACCCGCAGCTGCTGCACTTGGGCGACTACCTGGCCCGGTGCCGCCGGGAGCGCGGCATCCTGCAGCAAAAGCTCGCTGAGGACGCGGGCGTGTCCCGCTCGACGCTGCACACCATCGAGCACGGCGGCACGGGCGTGCGGTGGGAAAAGGTTGCGGCCGTGGCCCAAGCGCTGGGCCTGGAGCTCACGTTTAAAGACCAGTCCGAGTAG